A region of the Sphaerodactylus townsendi isolate TG3544 linkage group LG15, MPM_Stown_v2.3, whole genome shotgun sequence genome:
CTGAAAGTATTTAATGCAAAGGGAGTGCAGCACCTTCTGTACATTGTCCCACTTTGGATCCATGCCTGGAAGCCAATTATAGAACGGATTCAATCTAACTTCCTATACTAGATCTTCGGTGTCCCCCATGGCATCCcatatactgttttatgtttaGAATCAGGGCAACACATACAGGAATCAAGGGCATGGGTTGCAAGTGAGTATGGCACATGTTCATCCTTGCAAGCTTCTTTAGCATTAAAGGGAGTTGTGCCATTTCTTATCTTCCTAGCTGTGAAATCTATGGGTCAAGGATAATGGCTTCCCTCATGGGGTTCCTGTCCCAGGTCTATGAAGGCTCCAAGGCCCCAGGATTCCAGTCTGAGTATTATCCCTTTATCCTCCAAAAAGATGCTGTAAGGTGCTTACCTAAGCTTTACCATGTATCACTGAAGCAACATTTTCCCACATGGTCACTGATTGTCTTCTGTGGAAACTACAACTTTCTTCATAGTGGCCCCAACATTATGAAATAGTTTACCAAAGGAGATGCATGGTGCATATTTCCTGACAAGGTTTAGAAAGTTCTGCAGAGCCACAATGttccagcatggggtagtggttaagagcaggtgcactctaatctggagaacctcgctctgccacttgagttgtggaggcttatctggcgaactagattagcttgtacattccaacacatgccagtttgggctaatcacagttctttggagctctctcagccccacctatctcacagggtatttgttgtgaggggggaagggaaagaagtttgtgagcccctttgagtctccttacaggagagaaagggggatataaatcctcctcttcctcctcctcctcctccttcttttcaaCATTGATCTCcttatggaatttaaaagagaTGGATTTTGAGGTTTGTGAAGGAAGATCTGGCAGTTTTTAATAgttctgaactgaaaaaaaagacTGCATGTGGTTGAAGAGAGTGTAGGCAAATTGTTTCATAGTGGTTATTGGAGGAAAGGGTACTTTAAAACACTATGTACATTTTATTGATTGGCattgtgcttgtgtaacccccatgctcagaatgggttgacccaataaggggtggagactcaaagcagcaagaggctgcagcagacctcatgtagttggaggagacaaggctaccagacacggaccttggttgtataagcccttaacaccttgttaagggtttcttttgtggttgtaatgggtgagagttctcctggaaaccttcatcatgttgaatcctgttcatcaagcccttggagtcttcaggagccaacccacttgcaaagaagaattggacttggcagtatcagtagactgtaaatataaggacttgaaaatgcaacctgaacaggaccttgaaatgtgatgttaaatgttgatgttatatgttatgtgttaagaaagtaaaccattttgtttttaaaattttgttgtggcaaactcattccaggttctgccccacagaacccacagatagaggtcacACTAGCCCATTATTTCAGCATTTGAAGTGCATGAATAaactttgttttgcctggcaattctggaaatgtgtcatttttcctttttttggttttcaaTTAGTTGTTTTGGAAGCTAAGAAGTCTGAAAATGGGTCTCTAACTGGAATAGATAATGATTAAATCTAGGTCTTTGTGCATGCAAAGCTCACAACTGAATTCTACATTTATCCCCATGCATCACGAAGAGTGAAAGAATAATAACAATCTGAAATTTGATGACATCAGGGTAGATGTTTATAAACAGAAAgaacaattaaataaatcattctaTCAATCACACATTTATGCATTCCAGCAAAACCCTATAACTGAGACAATGTTTTTTCTAAGACTGTTCCTGACTTCTTTGTTTCTGAGGCTGTAAATGAAAGGATTGGCCATCGGAGTTAGAACTGTGTACAAAAAAGAGAAGACCTTGTTGAGATCCTGGAACTTCCCAGTTGTTGGAAAAACATAGACCGCCATTAAGGATCCATAAAAAATGGAAACCACAGTTAGATGGGAAGAGCAGGTGGAAAATGCTTTTTGCCTTCCAGTGCTGGAGGGGATTTTCAAGATTGCTGTAATAATAAAAGCATAGGATGTCACAGTTATGAGAAATGTAGGCAGAATCCCAATAGAAGATGTTATAAAAACTGCGATTTCTGCAGGCTGAGTGTCACTGCAGGAAAGTTGAACAATAGGggtaaaatcacagaagaaatgGTTGATTGTATATTGGTTGCAAAACTTAAGTTGTGACAACAAATACGTTAAGATGGTTATAAGCAGCAACCCAACCATCCATGATAAAGCAACAAGCAGGACACACACTTTCTCATTCATAAGTGTGGTATAGTGCAAAGGTTTACAGATGGCAACGTAGCGGTCGTATGACATGGCTGCCAAGAGGTAacattctgcagctgccagaacagaaaagaaatgcaTCTGCAGGATGCAGCCCGAAAGAGAGATGGTTTTGTCCCCTGTGACAAAACTGGCCAGCATTCGTGGTAATATTGTTGAAGTGTAGCACGATTCCAAAAAGGATAGATTTGCCAGAAAGAAATACATTGGTGTATGAAGGTGCTGTTCAGCCATCACCAGGACAACAATGAGAAGATTTCCCAACAGAGTCACCAAATAGATAGCTAGAAataataagaacagaagaacattcAAGTCTTCAACATTCCCAAACCCCAGGATGATGAAGCTGGTGATGGCTgttctgttttgttcctctgagTTTTCCTCTCCCTGCATCTGTAAATGACAAATCATATACTAAGTACTGGAAAAGCTTAGGAATTAACCCCCTCTCTTTCCATTCTTTTTCAAACAAAATCCCAATAAAGACCTTTTGAGGGACATGCAAAGATTCTCACATAACTGCATGCAAACAAATTGCTCAAACACTGTCTAAATATCCTTTGTAAACTAAGGCAAAGCTGGAGAAGAATGCtgaatgagaaatgggaactatGAAAGACTGTTTATGTTGTCCATGCATGTGAGAAAGAAAGACTGGAGCATGTGTgcgaaaaacaaggaaaataataacaaaaaatctCTCCTccctcaaagaaaagaaaagaaattggagACAGCAAATAATTTTGAGAATGAGAACAACCAAATCATAAtagctgaaaaagaagaaaataagaaccAAACATTAAGCGCTGACTAATAACCATAATTCTTCATATTGATCTTCCTTGTCTCTTTTTTActttttagggaaaaaaaaacacatgttgGAATTTAAATTAGAAGTTCCTTGTTATGAGCACCCCTTTCCAGGTTGGATCACATCAGGTTTTCAGCAGAGAAAATGAGGTATTATGGGGTATGGAGGGACAAGCAGCCAGCTGGGAGAAGGCTGCAACAAGAAAGGAAATTGGATGAGAACAGCACACCTGTGAAAAAGACACATAGGTGCATATGTGCTGTACACACTGAAATGTGCTACATAAATATTTAGGAATGGAGTCTGTTGGACAACCCTGGTTTTCATGGGAGGTTCCGGTTCCGGCTTGAAATGAGAAGCTGTTTAAGTGATGAGCTCCGTCCAAGGCCAGATAAACTTTTTTTATAACTTTTAATaatctttttaatagattttaactcAAAGCTGTTAAAGCCTATAGACAGACTAATCAACTTCCCAGATACGAATTGCAGCAGATAAGAAGGGAAAGTGGCTGAATATGGGGCATAGGAAGCGCCAGAGAGACGCAGAGGAAAATACTCCCCCAACAGCCAAACAGCTtaaaattgctgtcttttataACATTCAAGTTCCTACTGTAAACCGCTTCTCGGCTCTAACTGTAACTGAAGATGAAAGAGTGGATGATAAGGAGGCAAGCCGAGTTTGTGAAAACATAAATAATACGGAAGagtttgaaaactctacagaaggaaaagaaattgtctCGAAAGCTCCAGAGTTGCTAGACTAGGTAGCATGTTCCAATATATTGAAACTCACTGCTGCGACAGTTGAACATATCTATGAGGAGATAAGGATGCTAAACTGCAAAATGGATTCATGGGAACCTGATTGACATAACTGCTTTTTTTCATTGTtgaatcctgaaaaaaaaaagtctggggAACACCAAGGGTTCTCCTACATTTGAAAATCACTGGTACATTTGTACAACAAATGCACACGTCAAATTCTGCTGACTTCTAACAGTTTGTCTCTATTTCTAGAAGATGTGTATCTGCTCATGAACCTTTCAGAAGGCCAAATAAATTATCTCTGGTTTACCTGTAGATGAGTTCATTCTAGTAGTCCGAAATTATGTTAACTGCTCTGTTCTTCCACTGTTATTTATATGTGTACACACAGAGACAAAAAATGGTTCAatttcatcaaccttttattctcaacaggaaaaaaacaaacatcatAACAGCAATCGTTCTCCAAAGAGCATTTATCTGTAAACAAAACACACCAAACATTTTTGTCCCAAGGGATCATAGCTAATATGGAACAGAGGTAAACCACAGACATTCAGAATAAACAGAGAACTCCCTCTCtacccctttctctttctctgtctctctccagtTACTCAAATTATATCCCTGAGCTagggaaaataataattttaaaacttaTATTTATGGACTAAAGACTGAAATCTCACAAATAGCAGAAATCCTAAATCTTTTTTTAGATCATTCCATTTCAGTGTGCAGATGGGGATTGCCATGACTGAATCCATTTCCTCATCATATTCTCCTGACTACAtcctattattttctttttcagtaaACAATTTAATAAAGCTGGATGCCTTCTTCTGCATGCCTTTGCAAAGAAGCTTAATTTCCCTTAAAATTTCCCTTCTACATGATCCAGGAAAACAATGAAATAGAGCCTAATGTGAAATCTGCAAGGAGAATCACATGAAAGGGGTCTTTCATCTGAGCAGACCTGCTGAGGGTAGGTCCGAAGGGcaaaaaaatcccttaaaaagTTTCACCCTTTTCAACTTAGGGAGATGGGATTGTGCCTGGAGTAGATGGCATGGAGCCAAAATGCAGATTTTCATGGATCCTTGTGATTTTCaccccaaaccagaggtggggggggtgcatggcgcactgggcacgtgcccctgtgggggtgtggtaagggcattctggggtatggcaggggcattccaagggcatgatgggatgggggcattctgtGGCAGGACGGGatggaggatgcactggtgcacccgacactttccccccttgctacgcctctgattgtaTGTGCATATCTGCTAACTagaatatgagaaggggtgtcatgatatATGAAAttaaggttcacaaaaggttcatcttccagtcagcagaagtttgcccaacacagaggccagagacagtcaATCCAGGGACAAGAAGctgcagttaacctttaacatgattggagagttcaactgtgactctagaccaatgagaggctgttgccagggtgggggaaagtatcctgttggatgtataagaagcaaagcattgtatatgctgagttctgagtctaagttcagagtttaagttcagtgtgtgttcaactttgttcttgctgaagtgttctgtatagctttatagtcttgtatagcatagtcttgtgtaatcttgaaactgctaaagtaaaaccttcctattggaaataacatcttgagtggagagtattctttccCAAGAATGCTAGGAGGtcgcagtgagtgcaagaagactatagaccttctcatcttaccagagtgactccgctttaaactctgctgatatccCTCACCACTGAATTACTGCTCTTCTTTCCATACCCAGTAGGGTGGCCATTTGTTTGCCCCCATTGAATAAAAatggacttacttttgagtagacctgctttggaTTGCTGCATTAAAAGATCAGCTGGAGCAACCCTTAGTGATAgttggtttgatttttttcctctccatTCCTAACAATGGACATCCGCTTTAATAAAAGGGTGTCAATTTTACAGAGCTTTGGCTGTCCTCCTAAAATGGTCATTCATTGTGAATATATTTTCATCTATCGTTTAATTAATTTGTTAAATAACTTTTGAGCAGTTCTAAAAATTCAATATCCTAAATATTTAACTGGTTCTCTGGCCTCATATTCAGGTGGCCTCATATTCAGGTGAGGCCACCTGAATATGgctcttatctatatatataaaaatctaacagtgtgtttgtctctgaggggCTACCTCATAAACTGCTGGACGAACTCCTCCCAAACTTCCCAGGCACGTCACTCTGCCAAGCGAGAGTGTTTAGCAACATTTACATGACTCCGGCACCCGTCCTGAGCCATCAAATCCGCTTCTTCGCAGCTTTCCCATCCTCTACGCCCAGTGTTCCTCCCAGATACTTTCGCGTCCATTAGAACTTGCtctttttccacacaccccttcctccaGCCAACACGTTCTCTGCATGCCTCAAACTCCCCTCACATCCCTCGCTGAGCGAACTGTCCCGCCATTTCCAGCAGCCACGCAGTCCACTCCCCTCCACCAGCTGTGCACGTTGGCTCTCTCCTCCGAAAGGACAAAGACTCCCTCCTGCGGCCTTCGacaactccctccccaccccccttgctttCCCGGGCTCGCCCCTTCCATCCCAATCTGCGGCCTCTAGTCAGGCTCAGCCAAACGCTGCCCAGCCCCCACTGTGAcaacttcttttttccttccacaccccccttgcttccccgctctctgcccttcctcacagacacacttcacacagccttagcctcctccatccttttcaaaactctctcactgcactcacacacttcaacacaaccacctcatctcacacactcctctctgccttccctcacacacacacttcacacagccatagcctcctccatccttttcacaactctctcactgcactcacacacttcaacacaaccacctcacacactcctctctgccctccctcacagacacacttcacacagccttaGCCTCcaccatccttttcaaaactctctcactgcactcacacacttcaacacaaccacctcatctcacacactcctctctgccctccctcacagacacacttcacacagccacagcctcctccatcattttcaaaactctctcactgcactcacacacttcaacacaaccacctcatctcacacactcctctctgccctccctcacacccacacttcacacagccatagcctcctccatccttcgcacaactctctcactgcactcacacacttcaacacaaccacctcatctcacacactcctctctcccctccctcacagccacacttcacacagccatagcctcctccatccttttcaaaaccctCTCCCTGCACTACCTCACTTTGTGCCTTTAATCGTTCAATCCCTGCCTCACCCAGGATTACCACTCAACTCATCCACCTCACCCACACACgcttcgctccccccccccccgcattcagCCATTCACACACGCACACCTCATCACCACACTCAGCCCTCCCTCGCACTCTAACATCACATTTCCACTTCCTCGCCCATCTtcaccacacctctctgccttcagTTACTTCTAACACCCAGCAGCAAACGACCTagccctctcacacacaaaactcTCCACCGACACCACCATCTCCTCCCTGCCTCGGCACATAACTGGCCTGCACAGGTTCAGCCACTCGCTTCCTTTAAATCTTCCCTTGGTGTGTGGCTGGTTGCAGGTGCGATGTTCaccaccctctcccccccacccgcaaCAACACCCTCTGTGTAGATGTGCCCATGCACAAATATCCAACGAACTCAGCTCTCACGGCTGTACCATAGGTAACCCAACACTACTCAAGGGGTCCAGCAGCTAAATGGCAAGTCCATACACTACAACTACACATCTCTAAAGGTACTGCCCTGCAACATTGCTCACTATGGGATCTTTCTCATCGTCACCTCCTCCCTGCAACAccctgcaacccaaaacacacccaTTAACAGAACAATTGCATCCCACAGACCAtcctctgcctccttctgctACGGGGAGTACAACCACAgttccccacctcacaagatgcacTGGCTCAAACACAATTCCAAAATACAACAAACTGATGCACTCAAGCTGATATGAAATAAATTTTTCTTTACTATTATGTATCCAGTTTTGTCGCCTTATTTACTTCATCGGTTTGTTGTAATTGAGGCCACAATATTGACAGGCCCTTTCAAAGGTGAGGATGTCCTCATCCCTCGCATACCCATGATACCAACAGATATGCCATTCCAATTTAAGAGACTACAGTTCCCCATCCGCTTAGCATTCGCTATCACCATCAACAAAGCACAGGGCCAAGCTCTATAATGGTGCGGTGTCGATCTACACTCCGAATGCTTCTCTCATGGCCAACTATACGTTGCATGCTCCAGAgtatccaccccagaacacctctaCATCTACACCTGCAACAGAGAAGCAAGAAATGTTGTCTACCCACAAGCACTGCAACCCTAAACCTACAGGAATACTACACTCTgtctgcacacccttcccccttacaTGAGACTACTACAAATCAACgctataacaatgtgaactgaaaagggaaaaaaggattccatttgaccaccccaaaaggctatgctgcggatcattgaacctgcatgcacatctgtgtgggttgcggactgttatgagaaggacaattgccacagcaacgcgtggccgggccccgctagtactatttaaaaagaaaaagaaaagaaaatatacctCTGCTTCCTCATTATCTTTTCTGTTGGGATCACTTTtttctgggaggggggggagtcgAGTTGGGTCCCCAGAGTAACGTTTAGTTTCCTTTCCCTTTGTTTCTACTGAGACACTAACACGCTTTATTATACTAGCTCCAGATGAATCTTCTCTTCCTTAGTTCTCTTCCTTAGCCCATAAATGAGCATGCAAGAAGGAAACGGTCAATGGGTTTCATCCACTGGTGAAAAAGCCTATGCTGAAGATCATGGACCTGCACAGATAAAACGTACTGTTCATATTTGACTGTTCCTTAGTATAGGCATTCCTTTCTGGTGGCATCCCAAAATGCCTTACCATCTACAGTTTTGCAAGGGAGATATCTTAAGATACCATACTTCAATAGAGTTTGGTAGAGTGACTTTGGTGCAGGTAGGGTAGTTATTCTGTATCACATGAATTTCGAACTATTTATGTGGTGctagaatttttattttttttcctttgttccaaAATATAAACCATAGGGAGACCTTTACTTTTTATTAAAGGATACCAGCAGACCTATCGCTTATTCAGTTGGAAAACTTTTCTGCActtgtgatttgttttcataGTCATTCAAATATGGTCTAGCTTTGTATATTTTAGTAATCTGCTTAAAACTGATaagaggcagagaaagaaataaaagtcATGTTGGATAGAAGGTGTAATAAGAAGAGAAACTGGGCAGGTATGAGTGAACAAGTGggttggatcagtggtgggattcaaataatttaacaactggtttcggtgttgggattcaaagagtttaacaactggttgtttacaagcaccattttaacaaccagttctgccgaagtggtgtgaacctgctgaatctcacactgggttggatcctatctaataggaaggttgaaaaccattCAATGCATTCAGTTTGATGAATAGATGATATTTGTAATTCACGTTGTTCATTAAACTGTTAGAAATGGCTGTGCAATACCTTCATTTCCATCTATTACCATTATCTATAGACCTTCTTTCTGTAAGAATCTGAGGCACAAATCTAGCAGAAGGCAGGAGATTGAGTTATGGGCAAACATTGTTGTTAAATTTAGAGATGTATGCATTTGTTTAAGACATTTTggctcacctttctccccaaaaggaCTAAGGACTCACAGGAAATAACTAGAAATGCCTGTGAGATTGCATTTGAACCTAAATATATCAGAATTTTGAATTTTGAAGACTGTCTTCTGTAGCAATGCATCAGTACTTCTATATTGTCATACTGAACAATGCTTGTGGCAGCTAGTTTGGGTTAGTGGTAGCAAATGGATCTTTGGGGATCCTGGGAAGTCCACAGCTAGCATAGCACAGCTACTAAAATTAAATTGGATTATCTTTAATCAGATAAGAATCCTCAGATACCACGGCAAGTTGACAGATTTTGTGCCTCAATTTGTAGGATCTGAAAACTATTATACAGCAGAACCTTAATGGGATTTTGATGTGTTTTAAATAGGGAATCCTGTAGTAGTGTTGTAATTCAGAAATAGGGAATCCTGTAG
Encoded here:
- the LOC125444138 gene encoding olfactory receptor 2AP1-like; translated protein: MQGEENSEEQNRTAITSFIILGFGNVEDLNVLLFLLFLAIYLVTLLGNLLIVVLVMAEQHLHTPMYFFLANLSFLESCYTSTILPRMLASFVTGDKTISLSGCILQMHFFSVLAAAECYLLAAMSYDRYVAICKPLHYTTLMNEKVCVLLVALSWMVGLLLITILTYLLSQLKFCNQYTINHFFCDFTPIVQLSCSDTQPAEIAVFITSSIGILPTFLITVTSYAFIITAILKIPSSTGRQKAFSTCSSHLTVVSIFYGSLMAVYVFPTTGKFQDLNKVFSFLYTVLTPMANPFIYSLRNKEVRNSLRKNIVSVIGFCWNA